Proteins from one Chitinophaga oryzae genomic window:
- the soxC gene encoding sulfite dehydrogenase, with amino-acid sequence MKKEKIARRTLLQAAAMSALGALIPGASAQQAPPEVWADPTKTPGVPVGKLGSRSPFERPEKKASDISARSPLQDFYGIITPSDLHFERSHNGVPNIDPDKYELLIHGMVERPTVFTLRDLKRFPALSRIAFIECSGNFRTGKETMTPQEICGLTSQSEWTGVMLSTLFREVGVSPKATWFLAEGSDAAVMTRSIPVSKGWQDAMIAYAQNGEAIRPQQGYPARLFLPGWEGNTNVKWIRRIELSDQPFMTREETSKYTETIRGGKIRQFSFDMDARSIITYPSYPQQVMRGWIEIRGIAWSGRGKISRVELSTDAGRHWHTATLQEPVLDKAHTYFRYLWRWDGQHTEIMSRAVDDTGYIQPTLQQLTAARGTDMGGYHLNPVTAWIIQRDGTVLFKPEKFR; translated from the coding sequence ATGAAGAAAGAGAAGATTGCGCGACGAACGTTATTGCAGGCAGCGGCGATGTCGGCGTTGGGAGCGTTGATCCCCGGGGCATCGGCACAGCAGGCGCCGCCTGAGGTTTGGGCAGACCCGACAAAAACGCCCGGCGTGCCGGTGGGAAAACTGGGTAGCCGTTCACCTTTTGAGCGGCCGGAGAAAAAGGCGTCGGACATCTCTGCCCGGTCGCCGCTGCAGGACTTCTACGGTATCATTACACCATCGGACCTGCACTTTGAGAGAAGTCACAATGGCGTACCCAATATTGATCCTGATAAGTATGAATTGCTTATCCACGGTATGGTGGAACGGCCCACAGTCTTTACGTTGAGGGACCTGAAGCGGTTTCCGGCGTTGTCACGTATCGCTTTTATCGAATGTTCCGGTAACTTCAGGACAGGAAAAGAAACCATGACGCCGCAGGAGATATGCGGGTTGACGAGCCAGAGCGAGTGGACCGGCGTGATGCTCAGCACCTTGTTCCGCGAGGTAGGAGTGAGCCCTAAAGCCACGTGGTTTCTGGCGGAAGGCTCCGACGCGGCCGTGATGACGCGCAGTATCCCCGTCAGCAAAGGCTGGCAGGATGCCATGATCGCTTACGCGCAAAACGGGGAGGCGATCCGTCCGCAGCAGGGTTATCCTGCACGGCTGTTCCTGCCGGGCTGGGAGGGCAATACGAACGTAAAATGGATCAGGCGTATTGAACTTTCCGATCAGCCTTTTATGACGCGTGAGGAGACGTCCAAATACACGGAGACGATCAGGGGCGGGAAGATCCGGCAGTTCAGTTTCGATATGGACGCCCGTTCTATTATTACCTATCCCAGTTACCCGCAGCAGGTCATGCGGGGTTGGATAGAGATCCGGGGTATTGCCTGGAGCGGTCGGGGGAAAATCAGCCGGGTGGAGTTGAGTACAGACGCCGGACGGCACTGGCATACAGCAACGTTACAGGAGCCGGTGCTGGACAAAGCGCATACTTATTTTCGTTATCTCTGGCGCTGGGACGGCCAGCATACCGAGATCATGAGCAGGGCGGTGGACGATACCGGGTATATACAACCCACGCTTCAACAGCTGACAGCTGCCCGTGGCACGGATATGGGAGGGTATCACCTGAATCCTGTCACCGCATGGATCATACAAAGAGATGGTACCGTTTTATTTAAACCGGAGAAATTCAGATGA
- the trxA gene encoding thioredoxin, whose translation MALEFTDTNFFREVIFSDKLCVVDFWSEWCGSCAAMRPVIEALADEYAGKVNVGKINVDRNPYRALKYNITSLPVIAFFRDGKLVYKHVGIIPKDKLDKEIQEYLKSPDKIQACLEPLHEAREWPGPPLLHPLPG comes from the coding sequence ATGGCTTTAGAATTCACTGATACAAACTTCTTTCGTGAAGTGATATTCTCTGACAAACTTTGTGTTGTTGACTTCTGGTCAGAATGGTGCGGTTCCTGCGCCGCAATGCGCCCAGTCATTGAAGCGCTGGCTGATGAGTATGCCGGTAAAGTAAATGTGGGTAAAATAAATGTGGACCGGAACCCCTATCGTGCCTTAAAATACAATATCACCAGCCTCCCTGTGATCGCGTTCTTCAGAGATGGCAAGCTTGTTTACAAACATGTTGGCATCATTCCCAAAGATAAACTTGACAAGGAAATCCAGGAATACCTCAAATCACCAGATAAAATCCAGGCATGCCTCGAACCACTGCATGAAGCAAGGGAATGGCCCGGTCCACCACTGCTTCATCCCTTACCAGGCTGA
- a CDS encoding sensor histidine kinase: MMRKKQDTSDSFSKMLISVLVHDLRQPFATLISAADMIKYADHPLSEEELYMIFDHMRHTASKSIKLLDGLVFWMKSQNNGYTCQTQSLPLRELINSANGLYIYDQASKSISISNTIPEHQLIHANKEMLQFINRNILSNATKYSPPGGIINISCSVEDNQITVAFADQGMGIREEQLERLFSVQDTRVLDSHYLQGAGIALSICQDMIWQMEGKLWAESSYGHGATFFYSLPLPAPGLPL; encoded by the coding sequence ATGATGAGAAAAAAGCAAGATACTTCAGATAGCTTCAGTAAAATGCTGATTTCAGTGTTGGTACATGACCTCAGACAACCATTTGCAACACTTATCTCGGCTGCAGACATGATCAAATATGCAGACCACCCCTTATCCGAAGAAGAGCTGTATATGATCTTCGACCATATGCGTCATACGGCATCAAAAAGCATTAAGCTGCTTGACGGGCTGGTTTTTTGGATGAAATCCCAAAATAACGGTTATACCTGTCAAACACAATCACTACCCTTACGTGAACTCATCAATAGCGCTAACGGGCTGTATATTTATGACCAGGCGAGTAAATCCATCAGTATTTCCAATACTATTCCAGAGCATCAACTGATTCATGCAAATAAGGAAATGCTGCAATTTATTAATAGGAACATTTTAAGTAATGCCACCAAATACTCTCCCCCGGGAGGAATCATCAATATATCATGCAGTGTTGAAGACAATCAGATCACCGTGGCATTTGCTGATCAGGGGATGGGAATAAGGGAAGAACAGCTTGAACGCTTGTTTAGTGTCCAGGATACCAGGGTGTTAGACAGCCATTATCTTCAAGGCGCCGGAATTGCTTTAAGTATTTGCCAGGATATGATCTGGCAGATGGAAGGGAAATTATGGGCGGAATCTTCATACGGTCATGGAGCCACTTTTTTCTATTCATTGCCCCTTCCGGCACCAGGCTTACCTTTATAA
- a CDS encoding phytoene desaturase family protein produces MSYDAIVVGAGPNGLAAAITLQQQGLQVLVLEAGDTIGGGMRTKALTLPGFRHDVCSAIHPMLIMSPFFRGLSLQDYGLELIYPAVAAAHPFDDGSAAVLQGSIAATAAALGPDAAAYADLVGPVVEHWNELSGDILAPFHFPRHPWLMARFGLTALRSAAAVAKRFRTTAAKGLWAGMAAHSMLPFHYLSGAAIGIILSAAGHVAGWPLVKGGSQGIADAMAAYFLSLGGKIETGIKVENVDQLPPARLLMLDVSPRQLIALAGHRFSTGYTKALGRYRYGPGVFKIDWALDGPVPFTNPECRQAGTVHLGNTFAEIAQAERANWQNEISQKPFVLFAQQSLFDQTRAPQGHHTAWGYCHVPNGNTTDMTAIIENQVERFAPGFKKRVIGRHVMNAADMQQYNANYIGGDINGGAIDIGQLFTRPVLSTSPYRTSAKGIYLCSASTPPGGGVHGMCGYHAAVQALKDL; encoded by the coding sequence ATGAGTTACGATGCAATCGTCGTGGGAGCGGGGCCTAACGGACTGGCGGCCGCTATTACCCTGCAACAGCAGGGGTTACAGGTATTGGTGCTGGAGGCCGGCGACACCATCGGCGGTGGTATGCGCACCAAAGCGCTGACGTTGCCTGGTTTCCGTCATGATGTATGTTCCGCCATACACCCCATGCTGATCATGTCACCGTTCTTCAGGGGGCTTTCATTACAGGACTACGGCCTTGAGCTGATATACCCGGCCGTGGCGGCCGCGCATCCGTTTGATGATGGCAGCGCCGCTGTGCTGCAGGGCAGCATAGCCGCTACTGCCGCTGCCCTGGGGCCTGATGCCGCTGCTTACGCAGACCTGGTGGGACCGGTGGTGGAGCATTGGAATGAATTGAGCGGGGATATCCTGGCGCCTTTTCATTTCCCGCGGCATCCCTGGCTGATGGCGCGTTTCGGGCTGACTGCCCTGCGGTCTGCAGCGGCAGTGGCCAAACGTTTTCGCACAACCGCTGCCAAAGGCTTGTGGGCCGGCATGGCAGCGCATTCCATGTTGCCGTTTCATTATCTCTCCGGCGCCGCTATCGGTATTATATTAAGCGCCGCCGGGCATGTGGCTGGATGGCCGCTGGTAAAAGGCGGTTCACAGGGCATAGCAGACGCTATGGCGGCGTACTTTCTGTCGCTCGGCGGAAAGATCGAAACCGGTATCAAAGTAGAAAACGTTGACCAGCTGCCGCCGGCAAGGCTGCTGATGCTGGATGTATCCCCCAGGCAACTGATCGCCCTGGCAGGGCACCGTTTCAGCACCGGCTATACAAAAGCGTTAGGACGTTACCGTTATGGCCCCGGCGTTTTCAAAATCGACTGGGCGCTCGACGGGCCGGTACCATTTACCAATCCTGAATGCCGGCAAGCCGGCACTGTCCACCTGGGGAATACTTTCGCGGAAATTGCACAAGCGGAGCGGGCCAACTGGCAAAACGAAATTTCACAAAAACCCTTTGTGCTTTTCGCCCAGCAAAGCCTGTTCGATCAGACGCGCGCGCCGCAGGGACATCATACGGCCTGGGGATACTGTCATGTTCCTAATGGCAATACCACAGACATGACTGCCATCATCGAAAACCAGGTAGAGCGCTTTGCGCCGGGATTTAAAAAGCGTGTCATCGGCAGGCATGTCATGAATGCCGCTGACATGCAGCAATACAACGCCAACTACATCGGGGGAGATATCAACGGGGGCGCTATCGATATCGGCCAGCTGTTCACGCGGCCGGTGCTAAGTACATCGCCTTACCGTACCAGCGCCAAAGGTATCTATCTCTGTTCCGCTTCCACACCGCCGGGCGGCGGCGTACATGGCATGTGCGGGTATCATGCCGCAGTGCAGGCGTTGAAAGATTTATAG
- a CDS encoding response regulator transcription factor — MKKREAIAIVFDDHLLFADSFSALIERLELFRSVHTLCEEQELTQFLMKHTGLPVYLFLDYYLKNQNGLPLINVARRLNKHVTIIIVSSVASPIAITNILSYSPNGLISKSSGFDAILECLTMVGRGEQYISPAIAEINSNSNLKGATPFSAREVEILQHFAQGLSIAQTAERTYLSKHTIVAHRRNMMAKVNVNSITALLSYARKQEII; from the coding sequence ATGAAAAAAAGGGAGGCTATAGCAATCGTATTTGATGATCACCTTTTGTTTGCAGACTCTTTTTCGGCGTTGATTGAACGGCTGGAACTTTTTCGTTCAGTACATACGCTTTGTGAGGAGCAGGAATTAACCCAATTCCTGATGAAACATACCGGGCTTCCTGTTTATCTATTCCTGGATTACTATTTGAAGAATCAAAATGGGCTGCCCCTTATCAATGTAGCCAGACGGTTAAATAAACACGTTACGATTATTATCGTAAGTTCTGTAGCCAGTCCAATAGCCATCACTAATATCCTCAGCTATAGTCCCAACGGGCTTATTAGTAAATCATCAGGATTTGATGCGATTCTTGAATGCCTGACCATGGTAGGCCGTGGCGAACAATATATCAGCCCGGCGATAGCTGAAATTAACTCAAATTCAAATTTAAAAGGAGCAACACCATTTTCAGCGAGGGAAGTGGAGATTCTGCAACATTTTGCACAGGGATTATCCATTGCTCAAACGGCTGAACGAACATATCTTAGTAAACATACTATTGTAGCGCACAGACGCAATATGATGGCGAAAGTGAATGTCAATTCCATTACGGCGTTATTGTCATATGCGCGCAAACAGGAAATAATCTAA